The window AGTTCGCACACGAAGAGGCAGCAGGCATTGCCAGTCTGATCGCCGGCATCGCAATGGCCAATCAGGACGACGGACAACGCGTCGCCCAGGGCACTCCCGTCTTCGACAACCTTTATCAATATTTCCGCAACAAGCGCGGGTAACGAATTTAAGGACAAGCCGATGAACAAGGCCCAGAGCATCGAGGCGGCAAGGCCTTCCGGCGCATCCGAGCATGGCATCTCGTTCGGCGAAGCCGTCCGCGTATGGGCGCGAGTCGCGGCACTGAGTTTTGGCGGTCCGGCCGGACAGATTGCGGTGATGCACCGCATCCTCGTTGAGGAAAAGCGCTGGATCGGGGAGACGCGGTTCCTGCATGCGCTGAACTATTGCATGCTGCTGCCGGGTCCCGAAGCCCAGCAGCTCGCGATCTATATCGGTTGGCTGCTGCACAAGACCAAGGGCGGGCTCGTCGCCGGCGTCCTGTTCGTGCTGCCCGGCGTCGTCGCCATCATGGCGTTGAGCTGGATCTACGCGATCTTCGGCAATGTCGGCGCGGTCCAGGCCCTTTTCTTCGGCTTGAAAGCCGCCGTGCTTGCCATCGTGCTTGAGGCAGTGGTGCGGGTCGGCAAGCGTGCGCTCAGGAACAACGTCATGGTGTTGCTCGCCGCCGCTGCTTTTATCGCGATCTTCTTCTTCCACGCACCGTTCCCGCTTATCATCCTTACAGCGGCGGTGATTGGCTATATCGGTGGGCGGTCGGGACTGGCGCCGTTCATGGCCGGTAATGGGCATGGCAAGGTCGGAGGCAAACAGGTTACGGATGCCGACACGGCTTTGGGTGAGGGTATCCCGGATCACGCGCGGCCGACGGTCGGCTGGTCGCTCAAGGTCGCCGCCATATTTCTCGTGCTTTGGTTCGCGCCCGTCCTCGGCCTGTTGGCATTTTTCGGGACCGGCAATGTCTTTACCGACATCGCGGTCTTCTTCTCGAAAATGGCGGTGGTGACCTTTGGCGGTGCCTATGCGGTGCTGGCTTATGTCGCGCAGCAGGCGGTCACGACCTATGGCTGGCTTAAACCCGGCGAGATGCTCGACGGCCTGGGTATGGCCGAGACCACGCCAGGCCCGCTGATCATGGTTACACAGTTCGTCGGTTTTATGGGTGCCTTTCGCGCGCCCGGCACGCTCAATCCCCTCGTCGCCGCCACCTTGGGTGGCCTCTTGACGACGTGGGTCACCTTCACGCCGTGCTTTCTCTGGATATTCCTTGGCGCTCCTTACATAGAGAAATTGCGAAGCAACAAGGCGTTGTCGGCCGCACTCGCGACGATCACCGCGGCCGTCGTCGGCGTGATCCTGAACCTGGCGGTTTGGTTTGCGCTCCACGTACTGTTTAGCCAACTGCAAGAAAGGCACGGACTCGGCATGAGCGTCGACGTGCCGGTACTGAGTTCCATCAACGTCCCCTCGCTGGTCCTGACACTGGGCGCATTGCTGGCCGTATTCCGCTTCAAGATCGGCATGCTGCCAGTGTTGGCCGTCTGCTCAGTTCTTGGACTGCTCTACGGTTTCGCCACGGGAGCCGTATAGCGAATAGCAATTCCGAATGAATCCTCATCCAAGAAACGAAGCCGAAATCGCTGATCTGGCAAGTGTGAAAGGTGCTGCCGACGCTAGCGGGATCGTCGCTGGCCGGGCTGATCCCGCTGGCATTGTAATCTCGGCCGCGACTCGATCATTTTGGGGCAATGGAAAAAATTGGATCATCCGGGAATAAACCGATGAGCCGGCTGGTCTTCCAGGCATGCGCCATTTGCGGCGTTGCAGGAGATCGGCATGACCCTTCACGACAAAGAAGAAGCCTGCAGGGGATCGGCAGGCCCTAGCCGCCGTGCTGCAAAAGGCATGGCCGGAGGGCGCGCGCAGTCGCTGCGTCCAGCCTGACCCCCGTGCACACCGCAACCATCGAGATTTACAACCATGACGGCGATATCCCGTATGGCGTCGCGGCCAGCGATGCGCCGTTTCCTTCCGAGGCGCTTGACACCGGTGACACCAATGCCTTCACCTCCCTCAAAGCAGGCGGCTCCGCCTATGATTGCGGTCTTCACCCGCACGAGCAGATCACCGCCACCCGTTGAGGGTGGCGGCAGACCCCTGGCGGGAGCGCCTGACGGTGGAACGGTGTTGAGCGAAAAGATCCTGGCCGCGCGTTTTGCCGAAGTGGTGCTGCCGCATCTCGGCGATGCGCTGTCGCTTGCCCGCTGGCTGACCGGCAACCCCGCCGATGCCGAGGACGTGGTGCAGGAGGCCTGCCTGAAGGCGCATGCCGGCATTGCCGGCTTTGCCGGCGGCAATGCCCGCGCCTGGCTGCTGACCATCGTGCGCAACGCCTCCTACACCTGGATGGCACGCAACCGTCCGCGCAGCGTGGTTTCTGTCGGCGACCTCGCCGATCTCGACGATGTGTCGCCGCCGCCGGACAACGATGCCGACAGCCCGGAGGCGGCGCTGATCGCCAAGGCGAACTCGGCGGCGGTGGAAGCGGCCATCGCAAAATTGCCGCAGCCGTTTCGCGAGACGCTGGTGCTGCGTGACATAAACGGCCTCAGCTACCGCGAGATCGCGGCCATGCTCGGCGTGCCGCAAGGCACGGTCATGTCGCGGCTGGCGCGAGCGCGCGGCCTGTTGATGGCAGATATTGGAGGGCGCCATGAGCCCGCGTGACGACGGATTGCCCGAGGACCCGCAGGATATGAAGCTGATGATCCACGCCCTTGTCGATGGCGAGCTCGATGCCGCGGCGGCGCTTGCCGTCGAACGGCGCATCGCCGCCGAGCCCGAACTCGCCGCCGAGCATGCGCGCCTCGTCGCGCTGCAGACGGCCGTCGCCAGCCTGCCGCGCCCAGCCGTCAGCGACGATTTTCTGGCGCGCATCGCGGCCATCGCCGAAACAAGAAAGACCGATGAGGCGGAGGCCGCGCAGGCCGAAGCCGTCAAGGTAGAGCCGTTCGCGCAGCCGCCACAACGACAGGGCGAAGTGATCGAGATGCGGCCACGCGCCTCGGCGCGCCGCTTCGGCTCCTTCGACTGGCGCCAGATGGCGGCATCGATCGTGCTCACGGCCTTTCTGGCCAGCGGCGCGACGCAGTGGCTGACGACGGCGGACAACGGGTCCGACAGCTTCGCCGTGGCCATCGCCAACGGCCATCGCCGTAGCCTGCTCGCGGCAACGCCGGTCGACATCGTCTCGTCCGACCGCCATACGGTGAAGCCATGGCTCGACGGCCGCATCGGCGTGTCGCCGCCGGCGCCCGACATGGCCAAGGACGGCTACGCACTGCTCGGCGGGCGGGTCGAGGTGATCGGCGACAGGCCGATGCCGGCGCTGGTCTACCGCCACCACGAGCATCTGATCAGCCTGGTGGCGGCGCCTCAGCAGAGCGGAGCCAAATCCGTGCCGGTGGCGGCGGATCTTGAGGCGGGCGGCTTCCTGCTTGTCCACTGGACCGACGGCGCCTTCTCCTACTGGGCGATCTCGGATGCCGAGCGGCCGGCGCTGGACGATTTCGTCGCCCGCTTCCGGGCGGCGGTCATCGCCAATCCGGCGGCGGGGAGCCCTGGCTGACGCCAGATCGGTTAGCGCATCATAGAGGAGCGGATGCCGCTGTCCTGGCGGCACCCGCTTCGCTGCGGGTTGAGACGGCAACCTGCCTTCTCCTTCATTCCGATCAAGCTGCTTCGATCTTCATATCTTCTTCGCTGCGCACCATCCTGGTCACGCCGGCGAAGTCGAGCTTGCCGGAGCCGAGGACCGGCACTTTCTGCACGACGCGCACTTCGGCCGGCACCATCAGGTCCATGGCGCCATTCGCCTTGGCGAAACTCAGAAATTCCGCGCGTGTGGCGCGGGGGGCCTCGGTGATGAGGATCAGCTTCTCACCCTTGCGCGCATCCGGCACGGAAGCGACGGCCGACAGCGATCCTTTCCACAATTCGCCTGCCAGCGCCTCGACCGCGGCCAGCGAGATCATCTCGCCGCCGATCTTGGCGAAGCGCTTGGCGCGGCCGCGGATGGTGATGAAGCCCGCCCCGTCGACGGTGACGACGTCGCCGGTGTCGTGCCAGCCGTCTTGCAGCGGTTCCAGCACGCCTGGCTTTTCGGCGCGCAGATAGCCCGCCATGACATTGGGACCGCGCACGAACAGCCGTCCGCCTTCCTCGACGCCGGGCACCGGCTCCAGTCGATACTCCATGCCGGGCATGATTTTGCCGACGCTGCCCGACTTGCTGTACATCGGCGTGTTGATGGCGATCACCGGCGCCGTTTCGGTCACGCCATAGCCCTCGAGGATGCGCAGGCCGAACTTCTCCATATAGGCCGTGCGCGTCGCGGCCTTGACCGGTTCGGCGCCGGCAAAGCAGTAGCGCACCGAGCGGAAGTCGTAGGGGTGCGCCGTGCGCGCATAGCCGCTGAGGAAGGTATCGGTGCCGAAGACGATCGTGGCATTCGATACATAGATCAGTTCCGGGACGATGCGGTAGTGCAGCGGCGAGGGATAGAAGAACACCGGCACGCCCGAGATCAGCGGCAGCACCGTGCCCGCCGTCATGCCGAAGGAGTGGAAGATCGGCAGAACGTTGAACACCTTGTCGCCCGCGTGGAAGTCGATGCGCGAGGCGGCCTGGGCGGCGTTGGCGAGAATGTTGCGGTGGGTGAGCACCACGCCCTTGGGCGTGCCTTCCGAACCCGATGTGAACAGGATCGCCGCCGGATCGTCGGCCTTGCGCGCGACCCGCGGCGTCGACTTGCGCAACAGCCCGAGCAGCTTGTCCTTGAGGCCGATGGTGGCCCTGAGGTCGTCGAGCCAGACGATGTCGACCGAGCGGCCGATTTCCTCGATGACCGCGCCGAGCTTTGCCTGCTCGACAAAGGCGCGGGATGTGAGCACCGTGCGCACTTCGGCCGCCTTGCAAGCCGAAAGGATGTTCGCGGCGCCGGCGGTGAAGTTGATCATCGCCGGCACCTTGCCGGCCGACATGACGCCGAGCAGGGTGGCGCAGGAGCCGTTGGCATTGGGCAGCATGATGCCCAGCGTCTGCTGATCGGCATAAAGTGTCTTGAACTTCTCGCCGAGGATGGCGGCCGCGGTGAGCAGCTTGCCATAGCTCAGCGAACCGGTGACCGGGTCCTCGACGGCAAGCTTCTTCATGCCGCGCTCGTTGGCCGTCTCGATGATCTTTTCCAGCACCGTCTTGTCGATATCCTGGGTGCGGAAGACGAGATCCGACATGACCTCATACAGCGCCTCGCCCGCCGCGATGCGACGCCGGCGGCCTTTGAGATCCTGCGGGACGTCGAGCTTCACCGGCTCCAGGATGGTCACCTTGACCTTCGGGAACAGGCGCCGGCGCACATGCTGCGCGGTCAGCCGCGAGAACGGGCTCTTTTCCAGCCCGTCGATGCGCACCGGCACGACCATCGAGCCGGTCTTGTCGGCGACCATGGCGGCGCCGTCATAGACCTTCATCAGGCTGCCGGTCACGGTGAGGCGGCCTTCCGGGAAGATGACCAGCGGATCGCCGCCCTGCACGGTCTTGATCAGCGTGCGGGTCGACATCGGCTTGGCCGGATTGAGCGGCAAGGCGCGCGTGAGTTTCAGGAACGGCTTCACCCACCAGGCCTTGGCGATCGTGTAATCGATGGCGAAGACCGGCTCCTCGTCGGTCAGCGTCAGCGCCAGCGGGCCGTCGAGGAAGCTGACATGGTTGAGCGCCAGAATGGGTGCCTTGCCGGCCGCCTTGAGGTTCTCCAGTCCCACCACTTCCAGGCGAAGGAAGGCGCGGAACAGGATGGAGACGAAATCGCGGAAGGGGTTCGTCGGCAGGTATTTGAGCATCAGCCAGGCGGCGATGGCGTTGAACATGACGAGGCCGAACAGGATGCCGGCAATGGAGACGCCGGCTGCCTGGATGGCGGCGACGAGGATGCCGCCCACCGTCATGAAGCCGGCGTTGACGATGCTGACGGCGGCGACGACGCGGGCGCGGCGCTCCTCCGGCGACCAGGCCTGTACGGCGGCGAAGGTCGGCACCACAAGGAAGGCGCCTGCAATGGCCATGCCGGCGAGGTCGAATGCAACCCGGATGGTGTTCGGCCCGGCGAAGAACGCCGCCAGGGTTTCGGCCCGGGGCGAAGGCTGCATGCTCCAGATGGCCCAGGCGAGGTCAAGGCCGAACAGCGCGAGCAGTGCCGTGCCGAACGGCGCCGGCAAGAGCACCATGCGTCCCTGCGACATCCATGCGGCAATGGCGGAACCGATGGCGATCGAGACGGCAAAGACCGCGAGATAGGCGGTGACCGCGATTTCGTTGCCGCCCAGCGAATCCTTGATCAGCGCAGGCAGGATCGAAAGCACGATGGCCCCGACCAGCCAGAACCAGGAGGTCATCAGTCCGGCGCGCCAGATGCGCGTGTCGGTGCGCAATTCGCTGACCTGACGCCAGGTCGAGCGGAAGATGTTCCTGTCGATGATGAGGTTTGGAGCCGCCGAACCGGTGGACGGGATGTAGCGGCTGACGAACCAGCAGCCGACGGCGAGCGCCATCATGATCGGCCCGAAGACCGCGACGCCGATGCCGTCGGCGGAAACGACGCCGCCGGCGATGGTGCCGCCGAGGATCGCGGCAAAGGTGGCCGATTCGATCCAGGCGTTGGCTTTGGGCAGTTCCTTGCGTTCGAGGTGATCCGGCAGGATGCCGTATTTGATCGGCCCGAACAGCGCCGAGATGATGCCGAACATGAGCAGCGCCGTCATCAGCACCGGTATCGACGACAGCGCGATACCGACCACGGCGACGGCAGCGGCGGCGATCTCGGTGAATTTCAGCCGGCGGGCGATGAGCGCCTTGTCGAAGCGGTCGGCGATCTCGCCGCCAAGCGCCGAAAGCAGCAGGAAGGGGGCCATGAAAACAGCGCCCGCCAGGGTCACCAGCGACGCTGCCTGATCGGCCGCAAGCGTGAAGAGAATGAGGAACACCAGCGTGTTCTTCAGGAAATTGTCATTGAAGGCGGACAGGAATTGCGTCCAGAAGAGGGGCGCAAAGCGCCGCGATGTCATCAGGTGATTGTTCATGGCGCTTTCCATTGGCAAGATCGTTAATCAATCCGGGCTGGACGGATCAGCGGTTGCTTGCGCGGCTTGGGGGTTATTGTATCGGCAACCCGGTTAC is drawn from Mesorhizobium sp. B1-1-8 and contains these coding sequences:
- the chrA gene encoding chromate efflux transporter — protein: MNKAQSIEAARPSGASEHGISFGEAVRVWARVAALSFGGPAGQIAVMHRILVEEKRWIGETRFLHALNYCMLLPGPEAQQLAIYIGWLLHKTKGGLVAGVLFVLPGVVAIMALSWIYAIFGNVGAVQALFFGLKAAVLAIVLEAVVRVGKRALRNNVMVLLAAAAFIAIFFFHAPFPLIILTAAVIGYIGGRSGLAPFMAGNGHGKVGGKQVTDADTALGEGIPDHARPTVGWSLKVAAIFLVLWFAPVLGLLAFFGTGNVFTDIAVFFSKMAVVTFGGAYAVLAYVAQQAVTTYGWLKPGEMLDGLGMAETTPGPLIMVTQFVGFMGAFRAPGTLNPLVAATLGGLLTTWVTFTPCFLWIFLGAPYIEKLRSNKALSAALATITAAVVGVILNLAVWFALHVLFSQLQERHGLGMSVDVPVLSSINVPSLVLTLGALLAVFRFKIGMLPVLAVCSVLGLLYGFATGAV
- a CDS encoding acyl-[ACP]--phospholipid O-acyltransferase, producing MNNHLMTSRRFAPLFWTQFLSAFNDNFLKNTLVFLILFTLAADQAASLVTLAGAVFMAPFLLLSALGGEIADRFDKALIARRLKFTEIAAAAVAVVGIALSSIPVLMTALLMFGIISALFGPIKYGILPDHLERKELPKANAWIESATFAAILGGTIAGGVVSADGIGVAVFGPIMMALAVGCWFVSRYIPSTGSAAPNLIIDRNIFRSTWRQVSELRTDTRIWRAGLMTSWFWLVGAIVLSILPALIKDSLGGNEIAVTAYLAVFAVSIAIGSAIAAWMSQGRMVLLPAPFGTALLALFGLDLAWAIWSMQPSPRAETLAAFFAGPNTIRVAFDLAGMAIAGAFLVVPTFAAVQAWSPEERRARVVAAVSIVNAGFMTVGGILVAAIQAAGVSIAGILFGLVMFNAIAAWLMLKYLPTNPFRDFVSILFRAFLRLEVVGLENLKAAGKAPILALNHVSFLDGPLALTLTDEEPVFAIDYTIAKAWWVKPFLKLTRALPLNPAKPMSTRTLIKTVQGGDPLVIFPEGRLTVTGSLMKVYDGAAMVADKTGSMVVPVRIDGLEKSPFSRLTAQHVRRRLFPKVKVTILEPVKLDVPQDLKGRRRRIAAGEALYEVMSDLVFRTQDIDKTVLEKIIETANERGMKKLAVEDPVTGSLSYGKLLTAAAILGEKFKTLYADQQTLGIMLPNANGSCATLLGVMSAGKVPAMINFTAGAANILSACKAAEVRTVLTSRAFVEQAKLGAVIEEIGRSVDIVWLDDLRATIGLKDKLLGLLRKSTPRVARKADDPAAILFTSGSEGTPKGVVLTHRNILANAAQAASRIDFHAGDKVFNVLPIFHSFGMTAGTVLPLISGVPVFFYPSPLHYRIVPELIYVSNATIVFGTDTFLSGYARTAHPYDFRSVRYCFAGAEPVKAATRTAYMEKFGLRILEGYGVTETAPVIAINTPMYSKSGSVGKIMPGMEYRLEPVPGVEEGGRLFVRGPNVMAGYLRAEKPGVLEPLQDGWHDTGDVVTVDGAGFITIRGRAKRFAKIGGEMISLAAVEALAGELWKGSLSAVASVPDARKGEKLILITEAPRATRAEFLSFAKANGAMDLMVPAEVRVVQKVPVLGSGKLDFAGVTRMVRSEEDMKIEAA
- a CDS encoding anti-sigma factor family protein; the protein is MSPRDDGLPEDPQDMKLMIHALVDGELDAAAALAVERRIAAEPELAAEHARLVALQTAVASLPRPAVSDDFLARIAAIAETRKTDEAEAAQAEAVKVEPFAQPPQRQGEVIEMRPRASARRFGSFDWRQMAASIVLTAFLASGATQWLTTADNGSDSFAVAIANGHRRSLLAATPVDIVSSDRHTVKPWLDGRIGVSPPAPDMAKDGYALLGGRVEVIGDRPMPALVYRHHEHLISLVAAPQQSGAKSVPVAADLEAGGFLLVHWTDGAFSYWAISDAERPALDDFVARFRAAVIANPAAGSPG
- a CDS encoding sigma-70 family RNA polymerase sigma factor, which produces MSEKILAARFAEVVLPHLGDALSLARWLTGNPADAEDVVQEACLKAHAGIAGFAGGNARAWLLTIVRNASYTWMARNRPRSVVSVGDLADLDDVSPPPDNDADSPEAALIAKANSAAVEAAIAKLPQPFRETLVLRDINGLSYREIAAMLGVPQGTVMSRLARARGLLMADIGGRHEPA